The following coding sequences are from one Candidatus Dadabacteria bacterium window:
- a CDS encoding nuclear transport factor 2 family protein, with translation MRKTYLFVLPLLLLFASCAIPVRSQDARRPQPKVSATSVVKSFLEALKERDFKSAYDKIHIFSSDREGYVSRFELLYERYDIRIVDYRVLATQLFKDTAIVVAEVEVDYREPGEDKRQRARYTNRYDLSIPEKEWKIMKDECIENCSYGPQGGDGGG, from the coding sequence ATGAGAAAAACTTATCTTTTCGTTCTGCCATTGCTGCTTCTTTTTGCTTCCTGCGCCATTCCCGTGCGGAGTCAAGACGCAAGAAGGCCGCAGCCGAAGGTTTCCGCCACCAGCGTCGTGAAATCTTTTCTCGAGGCGCTTAAGGAGCGGGACTTTAAATCCGCTTACGACAAGATCCATATATTCAGTTCCGACCGCGAGGGTTACGTGAGCAGGTTCGAGCTTCTTTACGAGCGCTACGACATCAGGATAGTTGACTACAGGGTCCTGGCGACCCAGCTTTTCAAGGACACCGCCATAGTGGTTGCAGAAGTGGAGGTCGACTACAGGGAGCCGGGCGAAGACAAGCGTCAGAGGGCCAGATACACAAACCGCTACGATCTTTCCATACCCGAAAAAGAATGGAAGATAATGAAGGACGAGTGCATTGAGAACTGCAGTTACGGACCGCAGGGCGGAGACGGAGGAGGCTAA
- a CDS encoding dCTP deaminase has product MGIKPDHWIRKMALEHKMIDPFVEGQVSKGVISYGLSSYGYDIRVSNEFKVFTNLHSAVVDPKNFDPNSFVEIENDYCIIPPNSFALAKTVEYFRIPRSTVTVCVGKSTYARCGIIVNVTPFEPEWEGYVTLEISNTTPIPAKIYSNEGIAQVLFFEGDEECQISYADKKGKYQKQTGITHPKISQG; this is encoded by the coding sequence ATGGGAATCAAACCTGATCACTGGATAAGGAAAATGGCGCTTGAGCACAAGATGATAGACCCTTTTGTTGAAGGGCAGGTAAGCAAGGGCGTCATATCGTACGGCCTTTCCTCTTACGGCTACGATATCAGGGTAAGCAATGAGTTCAAGGTGTTTACCAACCTGCACAGTGCCGTCGTTGACCCTAAGAATTTTGATCCCAATTCCTTTGTGGAGATAGAGAACGATTACTGCATAATTCCACCAAACTCCTTTGCGCTTGCAAAGACCGTTGAGTATTTCAGGATACCCAGAAGCACAGTTACCGTGTGCGTCGGTAAATCCACTTACGCAAGGTGCGGGATAATCGTTAACGTCACCCCATTTGAACCCGAGTGGGAGGGATACGTGACGCTTGAGATCTCAAATACAACCCCCATTCCCGCGAAGATATATTCAAACGAGGGAATCGCCCAGGTGCTCTTTTTTGAGGGTGATGAGGAATGCCAGATCTCCTATGCGGACAAGAAGGGAAAATACCAGAAACAGACCGGAATCACGCATCCGAAAATTTCCCAGGGATAA
- a CDS encoding 4-hydroxy-tetrahydrodipicolinate reductase — MIKVAVVGVCGRMGMSVASLAGSDGDIELVGATEATGHVSVGRDLGDLVAGAGSGVSVSDSIEEAAREADVIIDFTVPEATLAHAEYSVRNGKSMVIGTTGFEPGQREELLGLLRRIPCVFSPNMSVGINVLFEISRQVASHLGESYDAEIFEAHHRGKADSPSGTAIALGEAIAAGLGSELKDVAKYERHGRIGARGKGEIGIQTLRGGDVVGDHTVMFLGDGERVELTHRATTRENFSAGAIRAAKWIPGKPPGIYAMRDVLGF; from the coding sequence GTGATAAAAGTTGCGGTAGTGGGGGTGTGCGGGCGTATGGGAATGAGTGTGGCTTCGCTCGCGGGTTCAGACGGGGATATTGAGCTTGTGGGAGCCACTGAGGCGACGGGACACGTTTCGGTTGGCCGGGATCTCGGGGATCTTGTCGCGGGCGCGGGATCTGGAGTAAGCGTGAGCGACAGTATCGAGGAAGCGGCCCGGGAAGCAGACGTCATAATTGACTTTACCGTTCCCGAAGCGACTCTTGCCCATGCTGAATATTCGGTCCGGAACGGAAAATCGATGGTCATAGGGACAACAGGCTTTGAGCCCGGGCAGAGAGAAGAACTTCTTGGGCTGCTTCGGCGGATACCCTGTGTTTTCTCTCCCAACATGAGCGTCGGGATAAACGTTCTTTTCGAGATATCGAGACAGGTGGCCTCTCATCTGGGAGAGAGCTACGACGCCGAGATTTTTGAGGCCCATCACAGGGGGAAAGCCGATTCTCCCAGCGGAACGGCAATCGCGCTCGGGGAAGCGATCGCCGCCGGTCTCGGATCAGAACTCAAAGACGTGGCGAAATACGAAAGGCACGGGCGCATAGGGGCAAGAGGGAAAGGGGAAATAGGCATCCAGACGCTTCGGGGAGGAGACGTAGTCGGGGATCACACCGTCATGTTCCTCGGCGACGGAGAGAGAGTGGAGCTTACCCACAGGGCGACCACAAGGGAGAACTTCTCCGCAGGCGCGATTCGCGCGGCGAAGTGGATTCCGGGAAAACCTCCGGGGATCTACGCTATGAGGGACGTGCTCGGATTCTGA
- the pheS gene encoding phenylalanine--tRNA ligase subunit alpha — protein sequence MQEALEQIRNQIDSDLEGVSTEADLVRVKASYVGKKGSLTQLLKSMKDLPASERRQAGILINGTKKEVEELIERKSDEIKRRAMDEKLLEEATDFTLPGRGMPVGAKHPITQVMERIVYDFERMGFEVAEGPEVELDYYNFEALNIPKNHPARDMQDTFYITDDMVLRTHTSPVQIRIMQTQQPPVKIIAPGKVYRCDSDVSHTPMFHQIEGLLVDKGITFGNLKSVIIQFVKLTFGDDTNVRFRPSFFPFTEPSAEVDIECQICSGNGCRVCKGTGWLEIMGCGMVDPAVFSSVNYNTDIYSGFAFGMGVERIAMLKYGINDIRLFFENDVRFLRQFV from the coding sequence ATGCAAGAAGCGCTTGAGCAGATAAGAAACCAGATAGATTCTGACCTTGAGGGGGTCTCTACAGAGGCCGATCTCGTCAGGGTTAAGGCAAGCTACGTTGGGAAGAAGGGGTCCCTCACGCAGCTCCTAAAATCCATGAAGGACCTTCCCGCTTCCGAGCGTCGCCAGGCGGGCATTCTCATAAACGGAACCAAAAAGGAAGTCGAGGAGCTGATCGAGAGAAAATCCGACGAGATAAAGCGCAGAGCGATGGATGAAAAGCTCCTTGAGGAGGCAACCGACTTCACTCTCCCAGGGCGTGGAATGCCGGTTGGAGCCAAGCATCCCATAACTCAGGTGATGGAGCGCATCGTCTATGATTTTGAGAGGATGGGATTCGAAGTCGCCGAGGGTCCCGAGGTCGAGCTTGACTACTACAATTTCGAGGCGCTTAACATACCGAAAAACCACCCTGCAAGGGATATGCAGGACACTTTCTACATAACTGATGACATGGTCTTAAGAACCCACACCTCGCCGGTGCAGATACGGATCATGCAGACCCAGCAGCCTCCCGTGAAGATAATAGCTCCCGGAAAGGTTTACCGGTGCGACAGCGACGTTTCCCACACCCCTATGTTCCACCAGATAGAGGGTCTTCTCGTTGACAAGGGGATAACTTTCGGAAACCTGAAATCCGTCATCATTCAGTTCGTGAAACTCACTTTCGGCGATGATACGAACGTAAGGTTCCGCCCGAGTTTCTTTCCCTTCACCGAGCCTAGCGCCGAGGTGGACATAGAGTGTCAGATATGTTCCGGCAACGGATGCAGGGTATGCAAGGGTACAGGATGGCTTGAAATAATGGGATGTGGAATGGTCGATCCCGCGGTTTTCTCAAGCGTTAACTACAACACTGACATCTACTCGGGTTTTGCCTTCGGCATGGGGGTTGAGAGAATCGCCATGCTTAAGTACGGAATAAACGACATAAGGCTTTTCTTTGAAAACGATGTAAGGTTTTTGAGGCAGTTCGTATAA
- the yajC gene encoding preprotein translocase subunit YajC, translated as MPPGTGQGGTGGTPFSAILPFVLIFALFYFLIIRPQQRQSRERKKMLAEVKRGDSIVTTGGIYGRVINVDGDELTVEIAKGINIKMVRSGISEKTDSGAAEGKSKGGS; from the coding sequence ATGCCTCCCGGGACCGGGCAGGGAGGAACGGGGGGAACTCCGTTCTCGGCCATACTCCCGTTCGTTTTAATATTCGCCCTTTTCTACTTTCTTATAATAAGACCCCAGCAGCGCCAGAGCCGTGAGCGCAAGAAAATGCTCGCCGAGGTAAAAAGAGGCGACAGCATTGTTACCACCGGTGGCATATACGGCAGGGTGATAAACGTCGACGGGGACGAGCTCACGGTCGAGATAGCTAAAGGCATCAACATAAAAATGGTCCGCTCCGGGATCTCGGAGAAGACCGATTCCGGGGCCGCTGAAGGCAAATCCAAAGGGGGCAGCTGA
- the sucD gene encoding succinate--CoA ligase subunit alpha yields MSILVNKDSKVLVQGITGSAGLFHATQCREYGTNVVGGVTPGKGGSSVEGFPVFDTMSEAVRETGADVSLVFVPAAFAMDSMLEALDSGVELVICITEGIPTLDVVRVKEYMRGSDSRLVGPNCPGVITPGEAKVGIMPGYIHKPGRVGIISRSGTLTYEAVWQLTNLDIGQSTCIGIGGDPVIGTTFIDALSLYENDPDTDAVVMIGEIGGSDEEEAAEYISQNFTKPIAAFIAGATAPKGKRMGHAGAIISGSSGSAEDKFRALERAGVTTCKSPAEMGEALKSVIS; encoded by the coding sequence ATAAGCATTCTTGTAAATAAAGACTCAAAAGTCCTCGTGCAGGGAATAACGGGAAGCGCCGGGCTTTTCCACGCGACCCAGTGCCGCGAGTACGGAACCAACGTCGTTGGCGGCGTCACTCCGGGAAAAGGCGGAAGCAGCGTCGAGGGATTCCCGGTTTTCGACACCATGTCTGAAGCGGTGCGGGAAACCGGAGCGGACGTGTCCCTTGTGTTCGTTCCTGCAGCGTTTGCGATGGACTCGATGCTCGAGGCCCTCGATTCAGGCGTGGAGCTTGTAATCTGCATAACCGAGGGAATACCCACCCTGGACGTTGTAAGGGTAAAGGAGTACATGAGGGGTTCTGACTCTAGGCTCGTTGGACCCAACTGCCCGGGCGTGATAACCCCCGGGGAGGCCAAGGTGGGAATAATGCCTGGGTACATCCACAAACCCGGAAGAGTGGGAATAATCTCAAGAAGCGGAACACTTACCTACGAGGCCGTATGGCAGCTTACCAACCTCGACATAGGACAATCGACATGCATCGGCATAGGCGGCGACCCGGTGATCGGAACTACGTTTATCGACGCGCTTTCGCTCTATGAGAACGATCCGGACACAGACGCGGTGGTAATGATAGGGGAAATCGGTGGGTCTGATGAAGAAGAGGCGGCCGAATACATAAGCCAGAACTTCACGAAGCCCATAGCCGCGTTCATCGCGGGAGCCACGGCGCCCAAAGGGAAAAGAATGGGCCACGCGGGAGCCATTATCTCAGGGAGTTCGGGAAGCGCCGAGGACAAGTTCCGTGCCCTCGAGCGCGCCGGAGTCACCACCTGCAAAAGCCCGGCCGAGATGGGAGAAGCGCTAAAAAGCGTAATCTCGTAA
- the tgt gene encoding tRNA guanosine(34) transglycosylase Tgt: protein MYQFKLIEKEKGGSARLGEIHTSHETVETPAFMPVATQGAGKAITPLDLRRLGFRVLIANAYHLYLRPGTDIISSLGGLHRYMSWDGAIVTDSGGYQVLSLAKSRKITEDGVSFRSHIDGSEHFFSPEVSVAVQEDLGSDVMMCFDECPPHDSPYEYMEKSVSLTTRWAGLCKQARRDPSRALFGIVQGGVYEDLRARSVGELVDIGFDGYSIGGLGIGESTGATFEITELCAGLLPEDRLRYLMGIGNPSDIVRAVALGVDLFDCVIPTRNARNGTLFTSRGKVVIKNSRYAYDSSALDEDCGCYTCENFSRSYLRHIFMAGEILSLQLLTLHNLYYYSELMRRIRESIKTGTFRQLCSELSDAEEEQ, encoded by the coding sequence ATGTACCAGTTCAAGCTTATCGAAAAGGAAAAGGGCGGTTCCGCCAGGCTGGGAGAAATCCATACTTCCCACGAAACGGTTGAGACTCCGGCTTTCATGCCCGTAGCGACCCAGGGAGCGGGCAAGGCCATAACTCCCCTTGATCTTCGCCGTCTCGGTTTCAGGGTTCTTATCGCAAACGCCTACCATCTCTACCTTAGGCCCGGCACTGACATAATAAGCTCCCTCGGCGGACTTCACCGCTACATGTCGTGGGACGGCGCGATTGTTACCGACAGCGGCGGCTATCAGGTCCTGAGCCTCGCGAAAAGCAGAAAAATAACGGAAGACGGGGTCTCCTTCCGCTCCCACATAGACGGAAGCGAGCATTTCTTCTCCCCCGAGGTCTCTGTGGCTGTTCAGGAGGATCTGGGATCTGACGTGATGATGTGTTTTGACGAATGTCCGCCCCACGATTCCCCCTACGAGTACATGGAGAAGTCGGTTTCCCTTACGACGCGCTGGGCGGGGCTCTGCAAGCAGGCGCGGCGGGATCCCTCCAGGGCCCTTTTCGGCATCGTGCAGGGAGGGGTGTACGAGGACCTTCGGGCGCGCTCTGTGGGAGAGCTTGTGGACATAGGGTTTGACGGCTACTCAATAGGCGGGCTGGGGATCGGCGAGTCAACCGGGGCGACTTTCGAGATCACCGAACTCTGCGCCGGGCTTCTGCCCGAGGACAGGCTCCGCTACCTCATGGGCATCGGCAATCCGAGCGACATAGTAAGGGCGGTAGCTCTCGGAGTCGATCTTTTCGACTGCGTGATCCCGACCCGGAACGCCCGCAACGGCACTCTCTTTACAAGCCGAGGAAAAGTGGTTATAAAAAACTCCCGTTACGCGTACGACAGCTCGGCTCTTGATGAGGATTGCGGCTGCTACACGTGCGAAAATTTTTCAAGGTCGTATCTGAGGCATATATTCATGGCCGGGGAGATTCTCTCTCTTCAGCTGCTGACCCTTCATAACCTCTATTATTACTCCGAACTGATGAGAAGAATAAGAGAATCGATAAAAACCGGCACCTTCAGGCAGTTGTGCTCGGAACTCAGCGACGCTGAGGAGGAACAGTAA
- the secD gene encoding protein translocase subunit SecD: MKGVSRLWISVIVLFSFLCVILLTPTFMGDKLPSWWGKVFSSKGISLGLDLEGGIFLLLGVETEEGVEQEMLIVEEALVSKFRENRILVKNSSVSDGTLTIGLFPGADMDKALEVARDEFEKVANISSDGFLVRLSIKPSYVDELERNSIERVRHIIENRVKDFGLVEPSIQKSGEDRILVQVPGASKKDRQRIVNLIKKTAVLEFKIVRAAGVSQENLLAAAEAGTKRQLAEKGLAIHEGDTGNENEKFFLTDRLASVTGEYISDARITFDNYGNPAVGFTFRGEGASKFGKLTEANIGERLAIVLDGVIKSAPTIQDKITYQGTITGTFTTEEAKDLALILRSGSLPVPVRVEQERTVGPSLGQDSIEKGRFSMIVGGILVLVFMVFFYRMQGVVANAALVLNILFIMGFLSAFGVTLTLPGIAGLVLTLGMAVDGNIIIFERIKEELMAGKTAVHSIETGYARSVWTILDANVTTLLTALILFWLGTGPVKGFAATLSIGIVSTVFSNLIVARVFTNMLYRDKNLTEVSI, encoded by the coding sequence ATGAAAGGCGTGTCCCGTCTTTGGATTAGCGTTATCGTTCTTTTCTCATTTCTCTGCGTAATACTCCTTACGCCTACCTTCATGGGCGACAAGCTTCCCTCGTGGTGGGGAAAGGTTTTCTCAAGCAAGGGGATAAGCCTCGGGCTTGATCTTGAGGGAGGGATATTTCTTCTTCTCGGAGTAGAGACCGAAGAGGGCGTGGAGCAGGAAATGCTCATAGTTGAGGAAGCCCTAGTATCGAAATTCAGAGAGAACAGGATTCTCGTTAAGAACTCCTCTGTTTCGGACGGAACCCTCACGATCGGCCTTTTCCCAGGCGCGGATATGGACAAGGCGCTTGAGGTTGCACGCGACGAGTTTGAAAAGGTGGCGAATATAAGTTCCGACGGCTTTCTGGTTAGGCTCTCGATAAAGCCGTCCTACGTGGATGAGCTTGAGCGAAATTCAATAGAGAGGGTCCGCCACATAATAGAGAACCGCGTTAAGGATTTCGGCCTCGTCGAGCCGAGCATACAGAAATCAGGCGAAGACAGGATCCTGGTGCAGGTGCCGGGCGCTTCCAAAAAAGACAGGCAGAGAATAGTTAACCTGATCAAAAAGACGGCTGTTTTGGAATTCAAGATCGTAAGGGCGGCCGGGGTGTCGCAGGAGAACCTGCTTGCTGCTGCTGAAGCCGGGACCAAGAGGCAGCTTGCGGAAAAAGGCCTTGCCATCCACGAGGGAGACACCGGGAACGAGAACGAAAAGTTTTTCCTGACCGACAGGCTTGCGAGCGTGACGGGGGAGTATATCTCGGATGCCCGGATAACGTTTGACAATTACGGAAACCCGGCGGTCGGATTCACGTTCAGGGGGGAGGGCGCGAGCAAGTTCGGAAAGCTTACCGAGGCTAACATCGGCGAACGTCTGGCGATAGTTCTTGACGGCGTGATAAAGTCAGCTCCCACAATCCAGGACAAGATAACCTATCAGGGCACGATAACCGGCACTTTCACCACGGAGGAGGCAAAAGACCTCGCGCTTATCCTGAGGTCAGGTTCCCTTCCGGTTCCCGTGAGGGTCGAGCAGGAAAGGACCGTAGGTCCTTCCCTGGGGCAGGACTCGATAGAGAAGGGGAGATTCTCCATGATCGTCGGCGGCATACTTGTTCTAGTGTTCATGGTCTTTTTCTACAGGATGCAGGGTGTTGTAGCGAACGCCGCGCTTGTGCTCAACATACTTTTCATAATGGGTTTTCTCTCCGCCTTCGGCGTTACGCTTACGCTTCCCGGCATAGCGGGACTCGTTTTGACGCTCGGCATGGCGGTCGACGGAAACATCATCATATTCGAGAGGATAAAAGAGGAACTCATGGCCGGCAAAACCGCGGTTCACTCGATTGAAACGGGATACGCGAGATCCGTCTGGACCATACTTGATGCGAACGTCACGACGCTTCTTACGGCGCTTATACTCTTCTGGCTGGGCACCGGCCCCGTAAAAGGTTTTGCGGCAACGCTTTCAATCGGAATAGTGTCGACCGTTTTCAGCAACCTGATTGTGGCGAGAGTCTTTACGAACATGCTTTACAGAGACAAGAATCTAACGGAAGTAAGTATCTGA
- a CDS encoding YicC family protein yields the protein MKSMTGFAESSVSTEIGKIMVDMRSENHRFLDVKASVPESLLHMETTIEDRLKNSIQRGKLRLRLSVQTNRKERQQLSEKVLRENHSSLKRINSALGLKTEIGIEHLLMMENSFESHAGPEVSRETEARIKEAVAKTLVKFNKSREIEGQKLEKSILGRLEVIRKTVDGIKKKRKEFIKKSDKKTKEKIEKIFSSKHKNDPILSQEAAAIITEKSEIDEEIVRLEAHISKFRKTARKKGAVGKELDFLVQEMNREAGTISAKCKDAGISHLTIGVRLELEKIREQIQNIE from the coding sequence ATGAAAAGCATGACAGGTTTCGCGGAATCATCCGTAAGCACGGAGATCGGAAAGATCATGGTGGACATGCGGTCGGAGAACCACAGGTTCCTTGACGTCAAGGCCAGCGTTCCCGAATCGTTACTCCACATGGAAACCACCATTGAAGACAGGCTGAAGAACTCGATTCAGAGGGGGAAACTCCGCCTCAGGCTTTCCGTGCAGACAAACAGAAAGGAAAGACAGCAGTTATCCGAAAAGGTTCTCCGGGAAAATCACAGTTCCCTCAAAAGAATCAATTCCGCCCTGGGGCTCAAAACGGAGATAGGAATTGAGCACCTGCTCATGATGGAGAACTCCTTTGAAAGCCACGCCGGACCAGAGGTCTCAAGGGAGACGGAAGCCAGAATCAAGGAAGCGGTCGCAAAAACTCTCGTAAAGTTCAACAAAAGCCGGGAAATCGAGGGGCAGAAACTTGAAAAATCCATACTCGGGCGTCTGGAGGTCATAAGAAAAACTGTTGACGGCATAAAGAAAAAAAGAAAGGAATTCATAAAGAAATCCGACAAAAAGACTAAGGAGAAAATCGAGAAAATCTTCTCCTCAAAGCACAAGAACGACCCTATTCTCTCCCAGGAAGCCGCAGCAATAATCACGGAGAAAAGCGAAATTGACGAGGAAATCGTAAGGCTTGAGGCTCATATCTCAAAGTTCAGGAAAACCGCCAGGAAAAAGGGGGCCGTAGGGAAGGAGCTTGACTTTCTAGTCCAAGAAATGAACAGGGAGGCGGGAACGATATCGGCGAAATGCAAGGACGCGGGAATCTCGCACCTTACAATAGGCGTACGCCTTGAACTCGAGAAAATACGGGAACAGATTCAGAATATAGAATAG
- the secF gene encoding protein translocase subunit SecF has product MRIIGKLSYDFVDKMGGAMRISIALVVISIASLLYHQGPNWGVEFTGGTEIHIKLAKSLETEVLKGALAENGFPSESVQRFGLPGDNEHLIQFAPELATFDQIGDFQKKLEDLFATSENFEGASIQRIDYIGPRVGKELITKALLSILIACVGILAYLVFRFEFGFAVGAVIALLHDTLITVGAISIADKEFTLAIVAALLTVIGYSVNDTIVIFDRIRENMGNFPEKGFRELVNDGISQTLSRTLLTAITVFIVLLPLFFLGGSVIHDFAFTLMVGVVIGTYSSIFVASAFVVYWRKRKAAG; this is encoded by the coding sequence GTGCGGATTATAGGAAAACTGAGTTACGATTTTGTGGATAAGATGGGGGGCGCGATGCGTATTTCCATCGCACTTGTGGTTATCTCCATCGCCTCCCTTCTGTATCACCAGGGCCCTAACTGGGGAGTAGAGTTCACCGGCGGGACGGAGATACATATAAAGCTCGCAAAGAGCCTTGAGACCGAAGTTCTCAAAGGTGCGCTTGCCGAGAACGGCTTTCCCTCAGAATCGGTTCAGCGCTTCGGCCTTCCGGGCGACAACGAGCACCTGATACAGTTTGCGCCGGAACTTGCGACTTTTGACCAGATAGGGGATTTTCAGAAAAAGCTGGAAGACCTCTTCGCCACGTCAGAAAATTTTGAGGGAGCCTCCATCCAGAGAATAGACTACATAGGCCCCAGGGTGGGTAAGGAGCTCATAACCAAGGCCCTTTTATCCATACTGATTGCGTGCGTCGGCATACTCGCCTACTTGGTGTTCAGGTTTGAATTCGGTTTTGCCGTGGGAGCAGTTATCGCCCTTCTTCACGATACCCTTATAACCGTTGGGGCCATATCGATCGCGGACAAGGAGTTCACCCTTGCGATCGTAGCTGCGCTTCTGACCGTGATAGGTTATTCGGTTAACGACACAATCGTCATATTTGACAGGATAAGGGAGAACATGGGGAATTTCCCCGAAAAGGGCTTCAGGGAACTTGTTAACGATGGAATAAGCCAGACGCTCTCGCGTACGTTGCTCACGGCTATAACGGTATTCATAGTGCTCCTTCCGCTCTTTTTCCTCGGCGGCTCGGTAATACACGATTTCGCCTTTACCCTTATGGTTGGGGTCGTTATAGGAACCTACTCGTCGATTTTCGTGGCGAGTGCCTTCGTGGTCTACTGGAGAAAAAGAAAGGCTGCCGGATAG